Proteins from a single region of Hordeum vulgare subsp. vulgare chromosome 6H, MorexV3_pseudomolecules_assembly, whole genome shotgun sequence:
- the LOC123403914 gene encoding protein SHORTAGE IN CHIASMATA 1 homolog isoform X2, which yields MTLRYPTELAESIYQVEKIPVKHNDEEDLLSARNSNFPAIAALDCGVAIPQLEVSRHSWELNECPTKAEVSNIFHNIVEHLGGAQVQHPVLNSTEFLRSTDIDMLAFVSKDAPCPDYQAGESMTVNAAVQMDLVRVNDNLLLERNSALYPLKPDGTISDLPYSVLLEEVQIIDSPSEDVFRMLVQSDAAELNTSDEIFKDDFYQARRSYESVVSSELVLVDDTFISLPTPILTDEDMTLRSMVPPMGEILYSLKPHSLSAADRIYLDWHLLLEGPCNREICSTYASMVEEVKGCQLNSELQVSCQQTPALGFDFLEYFWRSAKHQDEDKQNNICVPIPVPHDPPAVVKTAQEYRQESDTGDHGCMEKSSSEKATSLFQSMSQSSELNFYLNVRSSTKRGTSAQNNSTFDIPTLNEAVSFPSRPKVDKLIEIHSVSLPDSIRVLIKHIHTSYTSALQESAYLRYTFSDGHGLSISKQKLLGLITGGGSDGLDSRCKHEDKIELIVLYGLKQVAYYLCFFGLHAAHLYMNNLIGSFENIPERLKNSHCFIDEALWKAEKHQIDSHPSLHDIEMILRSNTRISQKILVVADRAFWLPLGKKLTSMKMTFVELGKDPAASYLDPVNRTNPTTWVLGGLPKSDCILLDNKNIPASFPFSEFGIILEYGGPNKSSTLLSLAPKLNGFPPLHFLYVKLDVEDPSVALVEDNPTDEELKATMDLVLHALKKDLQEKMNKMRIVDSLNFVPATTQLQERHENLCKHLTADSTKNLPADDQLLKLENLEKKNIVNAHNVVPAAEQWHIEEMLSKRTVLHSRHFVPALEKSSLTSSVSANVIKAPQDNLSATDLPSNVKVGSIIPGRLSNPVIVVNTGSHGKNMIFSRRSSYQQILSLEKGGMQVVERDIDLPVDLILSASVCLVWFETKIFGSNEFTASTETSSIPNFVETIATNILMSISFCFCGCIMVFEGEPHSLSAVMESSDSLYAAAASLAMNLQLFFSHVPKSTDEIIVSCIRNANRLNKAPSPDIPESESLAESFLTKFPSINPLSAYIILSCGGSFVEFLGWSYERRIQAAKSYLLSPQSISLFNALCKFGELGDSKSVMTDCSSVDSDICSALLQSPRKRKRCASRAFAVPPSDRLHPDPLNRLPGNYVEHNVFSQPKSRRCSDVEDAMPQFPEVFMFDQSLSRGGEGVSCVPRKHDIDAISGNQIMSDHFSNGLTTHMRHYDRRASSMVDTFDFSWQPESVGKEPIKNSFPPSKPSSSRTYTHPVFPTALEINDDTGDWAIPGGAHHTGKGGDIASTACRNDMGSRYHEPREGIMQSPGSWLAFLKQDSGFPATSHGLGWEMDYLRQMNEKRRAGQERSRCSTSAITSNSRMRDGASEIRSPPPIDSFRYRGGRDTPLRDRSPSVGIHRYGKARGGPKAHTNRGRKDFKMQPSASHENRREPSIDLTWTPIDKRARQKLLFAADGKEKQSKLIWRDQNSPGIGCGFRKRYREEGT from the exons ATGACATTGAGATATCCAACTGAACTTGCGGAATCTATTTATCAAGTAGAGAAAATCCCTGTGAAGCATAATGATGAGGAGGATCTTTTGTCCGCAAGAAATAGTAACTTCCCAGCGATTGCAGCGTTAGATTGTGGTGTAGCAATACCACAACTGGAGGTTAGTAGGCATTCTTGGGAGCTTAATGAGTGTCCCACTAAGGCAGAGGTATCCAATATTTTTCATAACATTGTTGAACATTTGGGTGGAGCACAAGTTCAGCATCCAGTGTTAAACTCAACTGAGTTCTTGAGATCAACTGATATTGACATGTTGGCCTTTGTTTCCAAAGATGCCCCATGTCCAGACTATCAAGCAGGTGAATCAATGACAGTCAATGCtgcagtacaaatggatcttgtgAGGGTCAATGATAATCTTCTACTTGAGAGAAACTCAGCATTATACCCTCTCAAGCCTGATGGGACTATTTCAGACTTGCCTTACTCAGTTCTTTTAGAAGAAGTACAGATCATTGATTCTCCTTCAGAGGATGTCTTCAGAATGCTTGTTCAGTCAGATGCAGCTGAGCTGAATACATCTGATGAAATATTCAAAGACGACTTTTATCAAGCAAGACGTTCCTATGAATCAGTGGTTAGCTCTGAGTTGGTGCTGGTTGACGATACATTCATATCACTACCTACACCTATTTTAACTGATGAAGATATGACACTGAGGTCTATGGTCCCCCCGATGGGAGAAATACTTTACTCCCTGAAACCACATTCTCTTTCTGCAGCCGACAGAATTTATTTGGATTGGCATCTTTTATTGGAAGGTCCATGCAACCGGGAGATCTGCTCTACCTATGCCAGCATGGTTGAGGAGGTAAAAGGTTGCCAGTTAAACTCTGAGCTGCAAGTCAGTTGTCAGCAGACACCAGCACTTGGCTTTGATTTTCTTGAGTATTTTTGGAGAAGTGCAAAGCACCAAGATGAGGACAAACAGAACAATATTTGTGTTCCTATCCCTGTACCTCATGATCCACCTGCTGTAGTGAAAACAGCTCAGGAATACAGACAAGAAAGTGATACTGGAGACCATGGTTGCATGGAAAAGTCGAGTTCAGAAAAGGCAACTTCCTTATTCCAGTCAATGTCACAATCCAGTGAATTAAACTTCTACTTGAATGTCAGAAGCAGCACCAAGAGAGGAACTAGTGCTCAAAATAATTCTACTTTCGATATCCCTACTTTAAATGAAGCAGTTTCTTTTCCAAGCAGGCCTAAAGTTGACAAGCTCATAGAAATTCATTCTGTCAGCCTCCCAGATTCTATCCGAGTCCTTATCAAACACATCCATACAAGCTATACATCTGCTTTGCAAGAAAGTGCATATTTGAGGTATACTTTCTCGGATGGGCATGGTTTAAGCATTTCAAAGCAGAAGCTTCTTGGACTTATAACTGGAGGAGGTTCAGATGGCCTTGATAGTCGCTGTAAACATGAAGATAAGATAGAACTCATTGTACTCTATGGATTAAAACAGGTTGCATATTATCTATGTTTCTTCGGTTTGCACGCTGCCCATCTGTACATGAACAACCTGATTGGAAGCTTTGAAAATATTCCTGAGAGATTAAAAAATAGTCATTGTTTCATCGATGAAGCACTATGGAAAGCAGAGAAGCATCAGATTGACTCTCACCCATCATTGCATGACATTGAGATGATCCTGAGATCTAATACCCGTATCAGCCAGAAGATCCTTGTAGTTGCCGATAGAGCTTTCTGGCTGCCATTGGGTAAAAAATTAACTTCGATGAAGATGACATTTGTTGAGCTAGGAAAAGACCCTGCTGCATCTTACTTAGATCCAGTGAACAGGACAAATCCTACAACTTGGGTGCTGGGAGGATTACCAAAGTCAGACTGCATTCTGCTAGATAATAA GAACATTCCAGCTTCATTCCCTTTCAGCGAGTTTGGCATCATACTGGAATATggaggtccaaataaatcatctACCTTGTTGTCTCTGGCTCCTAAGTTAAACGGTTTTCCACCATTACATTTCCTCTATGTCAAATTGGATGTTGAAGACCCTTCGGTTGCACTTGTTGAGGACAACCCTACAGACGAGGAGttgaaagccacaatg GATTTGGTTCTGCATGCACTTAAGAAGGATCTGCAAGAGAAGATGAACAAGATGCGTATTGTTGATTCATTGAACTTTGTACCAGCAACTACTCAGCTGCAAGAACGGCATGAAAATCTGTGCAAACATCTCACTGCTGATTCAACAAAAAATTTACCTGCAGATGATCAACTGCTCAAGCTAGAAAATTTGGAGAAAAAGAATATTGTCAATGCACATAATGTTGTGCCTGCAGCTGAACAGTGGCACATAGAGGAAATGCTGAGCAAAAGAACTGTTCTCCATTCACGACATTTTGTGCCTGCACTTGAGAAGAGCAGCTTGACTTCTTCTGTATCTGCAAATGTGATAAAAGCCCCACAAGACAATCTATCTGCTACTGACTTGCCTTCCAATGTAAAAGTTGGCAGCATCATTCCGGGGAGATTATCTAACCCGGTGATTGTTGTAAATACTGGAAGTCACGGAAAGAATATGATTTTCTCTCGGAGATCGTCTTATCAGCAGATACTATCTTTGGAGAAAGGAGGAATGCAGGTTGTGGAACGAGATATTGATCTTCCCGTGGACCTAATACTCAGTGCTTCAGTTTGCTTAGTATGGTTTGAGACCAAAATCTTTGGGAGCAATGAATTCACAGCGTCAACAGAGACATCTAGTATACCAAATTTTGTAGAGACCATCGCGACCAACATTCTGATGTCAATTAGTTTCTGTTTCTGTGGTTGCATAATG GTATTTGAAGGCGAACCTCACTCCCTTTCTGCTGTAATGGAGTCATCTGATTCTCTATATGCTGCAGCTGCTAGTCTGGCCATGAACTTGCAGCTATTCTTCTCGCACGTGCCGAAATCAACAGACGAGATAATTGTCAGTTGCATTAGGAATGCGAATAGGTTGAATAAAGCTCCTTCTCCAGATATACCTGAATCAGAAAGCTTGGCTGAATCATTTCTCACAAAATTCCCATCAATCAATCCCTTGTCTGCATACATTATTCTTTCTTGTGGAGGCAGCTTTGTGGAGTTCCTCGGTTGGTCATATGAGCGCCGTATTCAGGCTGCTAAAAGTTACCTGTTGTCTCCGCAGAGCATTTCTCTGTTCAATGCTTTGTGCAAATTTGGTGAGCTAGGTGATTCTAAGTCTGTAATGACCGATTGCTCTTCTGTAGATTCAGACATCTGTAGTGCATTGTTGCAGTCTCCAAGGAAAAGGAAAAGGTGTGCCTCACGAGCTTTTGCAGTACCACCTAGTGATCGCCTCCATCCCGATCCTCTAAACCGATTGCCTGGTAACTATGTAGAACATAATGTGTTCTCACAGCCCAAGTCCAGGAGGTGCTCTGATGTGGAGGATGCAATGCCTCAGTTCCCAGAGGTCTTTATGTTTGATCAAAGTTTGAGTAGGGGAGGTGAAGGGGTCTCTTGTGTACCAAGAAAGCACGATATTGATGCAATAAGTGGCAATCAGATCATGAGTGATCATTTCAGCAATGGTTTGACTACACATATGAGGCATTATGACCGAAGGGCAAGCAGTATGGTCGACACATTCGACTTCTCTTGGCAACCGGAATCAGTGGGTAAAGAACCAATCAAAAACTCTTTTCCCCCAAGCAAACCATCATCCAGCAGAACTTACACTCATCCAGTATTTCCAACTGCATTGGAGATCAATGATGATACTGGTGACTGGGCCATTCCAGGAGGTGCACATCACACAGGGAAGGGTGGGGATATTGCCTCAACTGCTTGCAGAAATGATATGGGCAGCAGATATCACGAACCAAGAGAGGGAATAATGCAGAGTCCAGGAAGTTGGCTTGCTTTTCTGAAACAGGATTCTGGCTTTCCTGCAACTTCACACGGCTTAGGCTGGGAAATGGATTATCTAAGGCAAATGAACGAGAAAAGAAGAGCGGGTCAGGAGAGATCAAGATGCAGTACATCAGCAATTACGTCGAACTCAAGGATGAGGGATGGAGCCTCTGAGATTCGAAGTCCTCCACCTATTGATTCATTCAGATACCGAGGAGGCAGAGACACTCCTTTGAGGGATCGGAGCCCATCTGTTGGGATTCACCGTTATGGGAAAGCCAGAGGAGGACCTAAAGCTCATACCAATAGGGGAAGAAAAGATTTCAAGATGCAACCAAGTGCAAGTCATGAAAACAGGAGGGAGCCGTCCATTGATCTTACATGGACTCCCATCGACAAGCGAGCGAGACAG AAACTTTTGTTTGCAGCAGACGGGAAGGAAAAGCAAAGCAAGCTGATCTGGAGAGACCAAAACAGCCCTGGTATTGGGTGTGGCTTCCGGaaaagataccgggaagaaggtaCGTAG
- the LOC123403914 gene encoding protein SHORTAGE IN CHIASMATA 1 homolog isoform X1 produces MRTRFLATDYFSPAPAASCSDQALALASLRFPPLPVPSLPADPRFPYPLPFPAAADLPAVSVTGGGLDCLPISSALSEFLAAVIPQALPVPTPPAADEGLDDFLYDRGVYSKGFNSRESVASKIPDGLDEISREKEGEGDGSKSMSDRSGTYTDTKRWELLKEHIFEVAEVDLPQVLEGPVASFGGDESGDGVKIHGPDVKIHLDFIDIDTEMTLRYPTELAESIYQVEKIPVKHNDEEDLLSARNSNFPAIAALDCGVAIPQLEVSRHSWELNECPTKAEVSNIFHNIVEHLGGAQVQHPVLNSTEFLRSTDIDMLAFVSKDAPCPDYQAGESMTVNAAVQMDLVRVNDNLLLERNSALYPLKPDGTISDLPYSVLLEEVQIIDSPSEDVFRMLVQSDAAELNTSDEIFKDDFYQARRSYESVVSSELVLVDDTFISLPTPILTDEDMTLRSMVPPMGEILYSLKPHSLSAADRIYLDWHLLLEGPCNREICSTYASMVEEVKGCQLNSELQVSCQQTPALGFDFLEYFWRSAKHQDEDKQNNICVPIPVPHDPPAVVKTAQEYRQESDTGDHGCMEKSSSEKATSLFQSMSQSSELNFYLNVRSSTKRGTSAQNNSTFDIPTLNEAVSFPSRPKVDKLIEIHSVSLPDSIRVLIKHIHTSYTSALQESAYLRYTFSDGHGLSISKQKLLGLITGGGSDGLDSRCKHEDKIELIVLYGLKQVAYYLCFFGLHAAHLYMNNLIGSFENIPERLKNSHCFIDEALWKAEKHQIDSHPSLHDIEMILRSNTRISQKILVVADRAFWLPLGKKLTSMKMTFVELGKDPAASYLDPVNRTNPTTWVLGGLPKSDCILLDNKNIPASFPFSEFGIILEYGGPNKSSTLLSLAPKLNGFPPLHFLYVKLDVEDPSVALVEDNPTDEELKATMDLVLHALKKDLQEKMNKMRIVDSLNFVPATTQLQERHENLCKHLTADSTKNLPADDQLLKLENLEKKNIVNAHNVVPAAEQWHIEEMLSKRTVLHSRHFVPALEKSSLTSSVSANVIKAPQDNLSATDLPSNVKVGSIIPGRLSNPVIVVNTGSHGKNMIFSRRSSYQQILSLEKGGMQVVERDIDLPVDLILSASVCLVWFETKIFGSNEFTASTETSSIPNFVETIATNILMSISFCFCGCIMVFEGEPHSLSAVMESSDSLYAAAASLAMNLQLFFSHVPKSTDEIIVSCIRNANRLNKAPSPDIPESESLAESFLTKFPSINPLSAYIILSCGGSFVEFLGWSYERRIQAAKSYLLSPQSISLFNALCKFGELGDSKSVMTDCSSVDSDICSALLQSPRKRKRCASRAFAVPPSDRLHPDPLNRLPGNYVEHNVFSQPKSRRCSDVEDAMPQFPEVFMFDQSLSRGGEGVSCVPRKHDIDAISGNQIMSDHFSNGLTTHMRHYDRRASSMVDTFDFSWQPESVGKEPIKNSFPPSKPSSSRTYTHPVFPTALEINDDTGDWAIPGGAHHTGKGGDIASTACRNDMGSRYHEPREGIMQSPGSWLAFLKQDSGFPATSHGLGWEMDYLRQMNEKRRAGQERSRCSTSAITSNSRMRDGASEIRSPPPIDSFRYRGGRDTPLRDRSPSVGIHRYGKARGGPKAHTNRGRKDFKMQPSASHENRREPSIDLTWTPIDKRARQKLLFAADGKEKQSKLIWRDQNSPGIGCGFRKRYREEGT; encoded by the exons CCAAGCCCTAGCCCTAGCGTCCTTGCGCTTCCCTCCTCTTCCCGTCCCCTCCCTTCCCGCCGACCCGCGTTTCCCCTATCCCCTCCCTTtccccgccgcggccgacctccctGCAGTCAGCGTCACCGGCGGCGGTCTCGACTGTCTCCCCATATCCTCCGCGCTATCCGAGTTCCTCGCGGCCGTTATTCCGCAGGCCCTGCCTGTGCCGACTCCCCCCGCCGCCGACGAG GGATTGGATGATTTCCTCTACGACAGGGGCGTGTATAGCAAGGGCTTTAACTCGAGGGAGTCTGTTGCATCAAAAATCCCTGAT GGATTGGACGAGATTAGCCGcgagaaggaaggggagggagacGGATCCAAATCCATGTCAGATAGATCGGGGACCTACACTGATACCAAG AGATGGGAATTGCTGAAGGAGCATATATTTGAGGTTGCAGAGGTTGATCTCCCGCAG GTTTTGGAAGGACCCGTTGCATCCTTTGGTGGTGACGAGTCGGGTGATGGTGTGAAAATCCATGGTCCAGATgtgaaaatccacttg GATTTCATTGATATTGACACTGAGATGACATTGAGATATCCAACTGAACTTGCGGAATCTATTTATCAAGTAGAGAAAATCCCTGTGAAGCATAATGATGAGGAGGATCTTTTGTCCGCAAGAAATAGTAACTTCCCAGCGATTGCAGCGTTAGATTGTGGTGTAGCAATACCACAACTGGAGGTTAGTAGGCATTCTTGGGAGCTTAATGAGTGTCCCACTAAGGCAGAGGTATCCAATATTTTTCATAACATTGTTGAACATTTGGGTGGAGCACAAGTTCAGCATCCAGTGTTAAACTCAACTGAGTTCTTGAGATCAACTGATATTGACATGTTGGCCTTTGTTTCCAAAGATGCCCCATGTCCAGACTATCAAGCAGGTGAATCAATGACAGTCAATGCtgcagtacaaatggatcttgtgAGGGTCAATGATAATCTTCTACTTGAGAGAAACTCAGCATTATACCCTCTCAAGCCTGATGGGACTATTTCAGACTTGCCTTACTCAGTTCTTTTAGAAGAAGTACAGATCATTGATTCTCCTTCAGAGGATGTCTTCAGAATGCTTGTTCAGTCAGATGCAGCTGAGCTGAATACATCTGATGAAATATTCAAAGACGACTTTTATCAAGCAAGACGTTCCTATGAATCAGTGGTTAGCTCTGAGTTGGTGCTGGTTGACGATACATTCATATCACTACCTACACCTATTTTAACTGATGAAGATATGACACTGAGGTCTATGGTCCCCCCGATGGGAGAAATACTTTACTCCCTGAAACCACATTCTCTTTCTGCAGCCGACAGAATTTATTTGGATTGGCATCTTTTATTGGAAGGTCCATGCAACCGGGAGATCTGCTCTACCTATGCCAGCATGGTTGAGGAGGTAAAAGGTTGCCAGTTAAACTCTGAGCTGCAAGTCAGTTGTCAGCAGACACCAGCACTTGGCTTTGATTTTCTTGAGTATTTTTGGAGAAGTGCAAAGCACCAAGATGAGGACAAACAGAACAATATTTGTGTTCCTATCCCTGTACCTCATGATCCACCTGCTGTAGTGAAAACAGCTCAGGAATACAGACAAGAAAGTGATACTGGAGACCATGGTTGCATGGAAAAGTCGAGTTCAGAAAAGGCAACTTCCTTATTCCAGTCAATGTCACAATCCAGTGAATTAAACTTCTACTTGAATGTCAGAAGCAGCACCAAGAGAGGAACTAGTGCTCAAAATAATTCTACTTTCGATATCCCTACTTTAAATGAAGCAGTTTCTTTTCCAAGCAGGCCTAAAGTTGACAAGCTCATAGAAATTCATTCTGTCAGCCTCCCAGATTCTATCCGAGTCCTTATCAAACACATCCATACAAGCTATACATCTGCTTTGCAAGAAAGTGCATATTTGAGGTATACTTTCTCGGATGGGCATGGTTTAAGCATTTCAAAGCAGAAGCTTCTTGGACTTATAACTGGAGGAGGTTCAGATGGCCTTGATAGTCGCTGTAAACATGAAGATAAGATAGAACTCATTGTACTCTATGGATTAAAACAGGTTGCATATTATCTATGTTTCTTCGGTTTGCACGCTGCCCATCTGTACATGAACAACCTGATTGGAAGCTTTGAAAATATTCCTGAGAGATTAAAAAATAGTCATTGTTTCATCGATGAAGCACTATGGAAAGCAGAGAAGCATCAGATTGACTCTCACCCATCATTGCATGACATTGAGATGATCCTGAGATCTAATACCCGTATCAGCCAGAAGATCCTTGTAGTTGCCGATAGAGCTTTCTGGCTGCCATTGGGTAAAAAATTAACTTCGATGAAGATGACATTTGTTGAGCTAGGAAAAGACCCTGCTGCATCTTACTTAGATCCAGTGAACAGGACAAATCCTACAACTTGGGTGCTGGGAGGATTACCAAAGTCAGACTGCATTCTGCTAGATAATAA GAACATTCCAGCTTCATTCCCTTTCAGCGAGTTTGGCATCATACTGGAATATggaggtccaaataaatcatctACCTTGTTGTCTCTGGCTCCTAAGTTAAACGGTTTTCCACCATTACATTTCCTCTATGTCAAATTGGATGTTGAAGACCCTTCGGTTGCACTTGTTGAGGACAACCCTACAGACGAGGAGttgaaagccacaatg GATTTGGTTCTGCATGCACTTAAGAAGGATCTGCAAGAGAAGATGAACAAGATGCGTATTGTTGATTCATTGAACTTTGTACCAGCAACTACTCAGCTGCAAGAACGGCATGAAAATCTGTGCAAACATCTCACTGCTGATTCAACAAAAAATTTACCTGCAGATGATCAACTGCTCAAGCTAGAAAATTTGGAGAAAAAGAATATTGTCAATGCACATAATGTTGTGCCTGCAGCTGAACAGTGGCACATAGAGGAAATGCTGAGCAAAAGAACTGTTCTCCATTCACGACATTTTGTGCCTGCACTTGAGAAGAGCAGCTTGACTTCTTCTGTATCTGCAAATGTGATAAAAGCCCCACAAGACAATCTATCTGCTACTGACTTGCCTTCCAATGTAAAAGTTGGCAGCATCATTCCGGGGAGATTATCTAACCCGGTGATTGTTGTAAATACTGGAAGTCACGGAAAGAATATGATTTTCTCTCGGAGATCGTCTTATCAGCAGATACTATCTTTGGAGAAAGGAGGAATGCAGGTTGTGGAACGAGATATTGATCTTCCCGTGGACCTAATACTCAGTGCTTCAGTTTGCTTAGTATGGTTTGAGACCAAAATCTTTGGGAGCAATGAATTCACAGCGTCAACAGAGACATCTAGTATACCAAATTTTGTAGAGACCATCGCGACCAACATTCTGATGTCAATTAGTTTCTGTTTCTGTGGTTGCATAATG GTATTTGAAGGCGAACCTCACTCCCTTTCTGCTGTAATGGAGTCATCTGATTCTCTATATGCTGCAGCTGCTAGTCTGGCCATGAACTTGCAGCTATTCTTCTCGCACGTGCCGAAATCAACAGACGAGATAATTGTCAGTTGCATTAGGAATGCGAATAGGTTGAATAAAGCTCCTTCTCCAGATATACCTGAATCAGAAAGCTTGGCTGAATCATTTCTCACAAAATTCCCATCAATCAATCCCTTGTCTGCATACATTATTCTTTCTTGTGGAGGCAGCTTTGTGGAGTTCCTCGGTTGGTCATATGAGCGCCGTATTCAGGCTGCTAAAAGTTACCTGTTGTCTCCGCAGAGCATTTCTCTGTTCAATGCTTTGTGCAAATTTGGTGAGCTAGGTGATTCTAAGTCTGTAATGACCGATTGCTCTTCTGTAGATTCAGACATCTGTAGTGCATTGTTGCAGTCTCCAAGGAAAAGGAAAAGGTGTGCCTCACGAGCTTTTGCAGTACCACCTAGTGATCGCCTCCATCCCGATCCTCTAAACCGATTGCCTGGTAACTATGTAGAACATAATGTGTTCTCACAGCCCAAGTCCAGGAGGTGCTCTGATGTGGAGGATGCAATGCCTCAGTTCCCAGAGGTCTTTATGTTTGATCAAAGTTTGAGTAGGGGAGGTGAAGGGGTCTCTTGTGTACCAAGAAAGCACGATATTGATGCAATAAGTGGCAATCAGATCATGAGTGATCATTTCAGCAATGGTTTGACTACACATATGAGGCATTATGACCGAAGGGCAAGCAGTATGGTCGACACATTCGACTTCTCTTGGCAACCGGAATCAGTGGGTAAAGAACCAATCAAAAACTCTTTTCCCCCAAGCAAACCATCATCCAGCAGAACTTACACTCATCCAGTATTTCCAACTGCATTGGAGATCAATGATGATACTGGTGACTGGGCCATTCCAGGAGGTGCACATCACACAGGGAAGGGTGGGGATATTGCCTCAACTGCTTGCAGAAATGATATGGGCAGCAGATATCACGAACCAAGAGAGGGAATAATGCAGAGTCCAGGAAGTTGGCTTGCTTTTCTGAAACAGGATTCTGGCTTTCCTGCAACTTCACACGGCTTAGGCTGGGAAATGGATTATCTAAGGCAAATGAACGAGAAAAGAAGAGCGGGTCAGGAGAGATCAAGATGCAGTACATCAGCAATTACGTCGAACTCAAGGATGAGGGATGGAGCCTCTGAGATTCGAAGTCCTCCACCTATTGATTCATTCAGATACCGAGGAGGCAGAGACACTCCTTTGAGGGATCGGAGCCCATCTGTTGGGATTCACCGTTATGGGAAAGCCAGAGGAGGACCTAAAGCTCATACCAATAGGGGAAGAAAAGATTTCAAGATGCAACCAAGTGCAAGTCATGAAAACAGGAGGGAGCCGTCCATTGATCTTACATGGACTCCCATCGACAAGCGAGCGAGACAG AAACTTTTGTTTGCAGCAGACGGGAAGGAAAAGCAAAGCAAGCTGATCTGGAGAGACCAAAACAGCCCTGGTATTGGGTGTGGCTTCCGGaaaagataccgggaagaaggtaCGTAG